The Bemisia tabaci chromosome 8, PGI_BMITA_v3 genome has a segment encoding these proteins:
- the LOC109037947 gene encoding homeotic protein ultrabithorax isoform X3 has translation MNSYFEQTGFYGGHHHQTAGSHHHDQAYRFPLGLGMSPYASTQHHHHGLQSRPQDSPYDASVAAAACKLYSSSADSQTSINYSTNKGECTKNSESGHQNGYAAAAAAVKDIWSSATANSGSGNSLVRPSACTPDSRTYGSSVGLVGGDPGSSPGATGSTRTSSSATLGSSWNTCSLNSTTAQSTQLHQQAANNHTFYPWMAIAGN, from the coding sequence atgaatTCGTACTTCGAGCAAACCGGATTTTACGGGGGTCACCACCACCAGACGGCAGGGTCCCATCACCACGACCAAGCTTACAGATTCCCCCTGGGGCTGGGGATGTCCCCGTACGCCTCGACCCAGCACCACCACCACGGCCTCCAGTCTCGACCCCAGGACTCACCCTACGACGCCTCAGTCGCGGCAGCCGCCTGCAAATTGTATAGTTCCTCGGCCGACAGCCAGACCAGCATAAACTACTCGACGAACAAGGGCGAGTGCACGAAAAATTCCGAGTCCGGACATCAGAACGGCTACGCGGCAGCCGCGGCCGCTGTCAAGGATATCTGGAGTTCGGCCACGGCGAATTCGGGGTCCGGGAACAGCCTGGTCCGACCGTCGGCCTGCACCCCGGACTCGAGGACGTACGGGTCGTCGGTGGGTTTGGTGGGTGGCGATCCGGGTTCCAGCCCTGGAGCCACCGGGTCCACGCGGACCTCGTCGTCGGCCACCCTCGGGTCCTCGTGGAACACATGCTCCCTCAACTCCACCACCGCCCAGTCCACTCAGCTCCACCAACAGGCGGCCAATAATCACACTTTCTACCCTTGGATGGC